In the Hordeum vulgare subsp. vulgare chromosome 7H, MorexV3_pseudomolecules_assembly, whole genome shotgun sequence genome, one interval contains:
- the LOC123409255 gene encoding UDP-glucuronic acid decarboxylase 4-like — protein MFLWTTGVRSCYDEGKLTAKTLTMDYHRGANLEVRIARILNTYGPCMCIDDGHVVSNFVAQALRKEPLTVYGDGKHTMSFQYISDLVEGLMRLMEGDHIGPFNLGNPGEFTMLQLAKVVHDTSDHDGEFNNTIMMMEC, from the exons ATGTTTCTCTGGACAACAGGTGTCAGGAGTTGCTACGACGAGGGGAAGCTTACAGCTAAAACCTTGACCATGGACTACCACCGTGGTGCCAACCTTGAG GTTAGGATTGCTCGGATCCTTAACACCTATGGCCCGTGCATGTGCATTGACGATGGCCATGTTGTCAGCAACTTTGTTGCTCAG GCGCTAAGGAAGGAGCCTTTAACAGTTTACGGCGATGGCAAGCACACCATGAGTTTCCAATACATTTCTGATTTG GTTGAGGGGTTGATGAGGCTGATGGAAGGTGATCACATTGGGCCATTCAACTTGGGCAACCCCGGTGAGTTCACCATGCTGCAATTGGCCAAGGTTGTCCATGACACCAGCGACCATGATGGTGAGTTCAATAACACTATTATGATGATGGAGTGCTGA